The proteins below are encoded in one region of Oenanthe melanoleuca isolate GR-GAL-2019-014 chromosome 4A, OMel1.0, whole genome shotgun sequence:
- the LOC130253095 gene encoding syntaxin-1B-like encodes MRDRLAELQRRAAAEGDPHDDSARFDNPAFVGDDGSAVGRALREAAELWRALERLEQLSESIDRTQQSVLCCTSEESMARHKSGLGAARAAFARQAAALQPQLGALPAAPAGGSGRAGPRVRQTQLWLLLRRYGAVLARHYARESRYRQRLQEQIQRQAELAGITLGAQDVELLAESPQGPRIVGRDLEELKAKHHLGLAQARQRQLLELEAQMLELRGLFVQLEGLLAQQHGAADSVELHVLRSLDCAAHTGPGVKRAAKYQRPSRRSALLTAALGLCSCCPCLPCPGRGLR; translated from the coding sequence ATGAGGGACCGGCTGGCGGAGCTGCAGCGGCGAGCGGCGGCCGAGGGCGACCCGCACGACGACTCGGCGCGCTTCGACAACCCCGCGTTCGTCGGCGACGACGGCAGCGCCGTGGGCCGGGCGCTGCGGGAGGCGGCCGAGCTGTGGCGGGCGCTGGAGCGGCTGGAGCAGCTGTCGGAGAGCATCGACAGGACGCAGCAGTCGGTGCTGTGCTGCACCTCGGAGGAGAGCATGGCCCGCCACAAGAGCGGGCTGGGCGCGGCCCGCGCCGCCTTCGCCCGCCAGGCCGCGGCCCTGCAGCCGCAGCTGGGAGCGctgcccgcggccccggccgggGGCTCGGGCCGAGCGGGGCCCCGCGTCCGCCAgacccagctgtggctgctgctgcgcCGCTACGGCGCCGTGCTCGCCCGCCACTACGCCCGGGAGAGCCGCTACCGGCAGCggctgcaggagcagatccAGAGGCAGGCGGAGCTGGCGGGCATCACCCTGGGAGCCcaggacgtggagctgctggccGAGAGCCCGCAGGGGCCTCGCATCGTCGGCCGCGACCTGGAGGAGCTCAAGGCCAAGCACCACCTGGGGCTGGCGCAGGCTCGGCAGcggcagctgctggagctggaggcgCAGATGCTGGAGCTGCGCGGGCTGTTCgtgcagctggaggggctgctggcccagcagcacGGCGCTGCCGACAGCGTGGAGCTGCACGTCCTGCGCTCCCTGGACTGCGCGGCCCACACGGGCCCCGGCGTCAAGAGAGCCGCCAAGTACCAGCGGCCGTCGCGGCGCTCGGCCCTGCTGACAGCGGCGCtcgggctctgctcctgctgcccctgcctgccctgccccggccGGGGCCTGCGCTGA